A DNA window from Theobroma cacao cultivar B97-61/B2 chromosome 5, Criollo_cocoa_genome_V2, whole genome shotgun sequence contains the following coding sequences:
- the LOC18597631 gene encoding myb-related protein B: protein METEMEAVENGNDATVTESNVPVAIDGGEAAEGGGDGGSRGDSAIGGRKRKERVKGPWSPEEDVILSELVSKFGARNWSLIARGIAGRSGKSCRLRWCNQLDPAVKRKPFTDEEDQMIISAHAVHGNKWAVIARLLPGRTDNAIKNHWNSTLRRRCMELGRIKSESEHMAEDASLDKTKASSEETLSCAEDSSFRSMEGKDVSSLEKLDTQLKGKSLTGIQSSHESIEPPTLFRPVARVSAFNVYNHVDRPEFVLPCSRPVLMQGPLIQTSKPDVGICKLHEGVYKEGIVPLQCGHGCCGTQNVRNGNSNSLLGPEFVEFSEPPSFPNYELAAIASDISNLAWLKSGLENNSVRPMDDAAGGTTSHRSQVCTGHFEKTRMSDHFHIEERNKKLMGRMTNLLST from the exons ATGGAAACGGAAATGGAAGCCGTTGAAAATGGGAACGACGCGACCGTTACCGAGAGCAACGTCCCAGTGGCCATAGACGGCGGCGAAGCAGCTGAAGGAGGAGGCGATGGGGGAAGCCGTGGCGATTCGGCGATCGGAGGGCGAAAGCGGAAGGAGCGAGTGAAGGGGCCGTGGTCGCCTGAGGAAGATGTGATACTGAGTGAACTGGTGAGCAAGTTCGGGGCGAGGAATTGGAGCTTGATTGCCCGAGGAATCGCCGGTCGTTCTGGCAAGTCGTGTCGGCTTCGTTGGTGTAATCAGCTTGACCCTGCCGTTAAGCGCAAGCCGTTTACTG ATGAGGAGGATCAGATGATAATTTCGGCACATGCAGTACATGGGAACAAATGGGCAGTGATCGCAAGGCTTCTACCTGGAAGAACAGACAATGCTATTAAAAATCACTGGAATTCGACATTGCGGCGTCGGTGCATGGAGCTTGGTAGAATAAAATCAGAATCTGAACATATGGCGGAAGATGCTAGCTTGGACAAGACCAAGGCATCATCTGAAGAAACTCTGTCTTGTGCTGAGGACAGTTCATTCAGATCTATGGAAGGAAAAGATGTAAGCTCTTTGGAAAAGTTAGATACTCAATTAAAGGGCAAATCACTGACAGGGATTCAATCTAGTCATGAATCAATTGAACCACCTACTCTTTTCCGTCCTGTAGCACGTGTGAGTGCTTTTAATGTTTATAATCATGTGGATAGACCAGAATTTGTTTTGCCGTGTTCAAGGCCTGTTCTAATGCAAGGACCTCTAATTCAAACATCAAAGCCAGATGTTGGGATCTGCAAATTGCATGAAGGAGTTTACAAGGAAGGTATAGTGCCTCTACAATGTGGTCATGGCTGTTGTGGGACTCAGAATGTTAGAAATGGAAACAGTAACTCTTTGCTGGGGCCAGAATTTGTGGAATTCTCAGAACCCCCATCTTTTCCAAATTATGAATTGGCTGCAATAGCCTCTGATATAAGTAACCTTGCTTGGCTGAAAAGTGGATTAGAAAATAACAGTGTCAGACCAATGGATGATGCAGCTGGTGGTACAACTTCTCATAGATCTCAAGTGTGCACGGGACATTTTGAAAAGACCAGAATGAGTGATCATTTCCATATTGAAGAGAGAAACAAGAAGTTGATGGGCAGAATGACCAACCTGCTGTCAACATAG